From Poecile atricapillus isolate bPoeAtr1 chromosome Z, bPoeAtr1.hap1, whole genome shotgun sequence, one genomic window encodes:
- the F2RL2 gene encoding proteinase-activated receptor 3 isoform X2 has product MKILFFTGLLSLTSSFCTTVSLIKTFRGISARDYDYIPPYAIEGETTTIHIRENKCTSKKSNDSTLTEVSNATLEYLTSSLSTKLIPAVYLSAVLLGVPSNAIILWMLLFRIRSVCTAVLYTNLAVSDLLFCIMLPFKIAYHINGNNWIFGETICRAATAVFYGNMYCSILLLTCISVSRYVAIVHPFTYKSLPKRAYAIAACAAVWAVVFLYMLPLAIMQQSYYVKQLDIYTCHDVHSACETVSSFQFYYYVSLAVFGFLIPLATIVFCYVSIIWTLKTQEWFWYVKVSLLILTIFAICFVPSNIILIVHHINYYYNNTDGLYSFYLIALCLSSLNSCLDPFLYFLMSKIRSQSNTYLTMVKISREK; this is encoded by the exons ATGAAGATACTGTTTTTCACTGGACTGCTCTCTCTTACCTCCAGTTTTTGCACTACTG TGTCTCTTATCAAAACTTTCCGTGGAATTTCAGCAAGAGACTATGATTACATCCCCCCTTACGCTATAGAAGGGGAAACAACAACCATCCATAtcagagaaaacaaatgcaCTTCAAAAAAGTCAAATGATTCCACATTAACAGAAGTGAGCAACGCCACGCTGGAGTACCTGACCAGCTCTCTGAGCACCAAGCTAATACCTGCTGTCTACCTCAGTGCTGTTTTATTGGGCGTACCGTCTAATGCCATCATTTTGTGGATGCTGCTCTTCAGGATCCGCTCTGTGTGCACTGCCGTCCTCTACACAAACTTGGCTGTTTCAGACCTGCTCTTCTGCATCATGCTGCCCTTCAAAATAGCCTACCACATCAACGGGAACAACTGGATATTCGGGGAGACCATCTGTCGAGCGGCCACGGCGGTGTTTTACGGCAACATGTACTGCTCCATTCTGCTGCTCACGTGCATCAGCGTCAGCCGCTACGTGGCCATCGTTCACCCCTTCACCTACAAGAGCCTCCCGAAGCGCGCCTACGCCATCGCAGCCTGCGCTGCCGTGTGGGCCGTCGTCTTCTTGTACATGCTCCCGCTTGCCATCATGCAGCAAAGCTATTACGTGAAGCAGCTGGACATCTATACCTGCCACGACGTGCACAGTGCCTGTGAAACCGTATCTTCCTTCCAGTTCTACTACTACGTGTCCTTAGCTGTATTCGGGTTCTTAATACCACTTGCAACTATCGTCTTCTGCTATGTCTCAATTATATGGACACTCAAGACTCAGGAATGGTTCTGGTATGTCAAAGTCAGTCTTTTGATTCTTACCATCTTTGCTATTTGCTTTGTGCCAAGCAATATTATCCTTATTGTCCATCACATCAACTATTACTATAACAACACAGATGGGTTGTATTCTTTTTATCTAATTGCTTTATGTCTTAGCAGCCTAAATAGTTGTCTTGatcctttcctttattttctgatGTCAAAAATTAGAAGTCAATCCAATACTTATCTAACAATGGTTAAAATATCCCGggaaaaatga
- the F2RL2 gene encoding proteinase-activated receptor 3 isoform X1, translating to MKILFFTGLLSLTSSFCTTASEFSLNGSAIKTVSLIKTFRGISARDYDYIPPYAIEGETTTIHIRENKCTSKKSNDSTLTEVSNATLEYLTSSLSTKLIPAVYLSAVLLGVPSNAIILWMLLFRIRSVCTAVLYTNLAVSDLLFCIMLPFKIAYHINGNNWIFGETICRAATAVFYGNMYCSILLLTCISVSRYVAIVHPFTYKSLPKRAYAIAACAAVWAVVFLYMLPLAIMQQSYYVKQLDIYTCHDVHSACETVSSFQFYYYVSLAVFGFLIPLATIVFCYVSIIWTLKTQEWFWYVKVSLLILTIFAICFVPSNIILIVHHINYYYNNTDGLYSFYLIALCLSSLNSCLDPFLYFLMSKIRSQSNTYLTMVKISREK from the exons ATGAAGATACTGTTTTTCACTGGACTGCTCTCTCTTACCTCCAGTTTTTGCACTACTG CTTCAGAATTCTCACTGAATGGCTCTGCAATTAAAACAGTGTCTCTTATCAAAACTTTCCGTGGAATTTCAGCAAGAGACTATGATTACATCCCCCCTTACGCTATAGAAGGGGAAACAACAACCATCCATAtcagagaaaacaaatgcaCTTCAAAAAAGTCAAATGATTCCACATTAACAGAAGTGAGCAACGCCACGCTGGAGTACCTGACCAGCTCTCTGAGCACCAAGCTAATACCTGCTGTCTACCTCAGTGCTGTTTTATTGGGCGTACCGTCTAATGCCATCATTTTGTGGATGCTGCTCTTCAGGATCCGCTCTGTGTGCACTGCCGTCCTCTACACAAACTTGGCTGTTTCAGACCTGCTCTTCTGCATCATGCTGCCCTTCAAAATAGCCTACCACATCAACGGGAACAACTGGATATTCGGGGAGACCATCTGTCGAGCGGCCACGGCGGTGTTTTACGGCAACATGTACTGCTCCATTCTGCTGCTCACGTGCATCAGCGTCAGCCGCTACGTGGCCATCGTTCACCCCTTCACCTACAAGAGCCTCCCGAAGCGCGCCTACGCCATCGCAGCCTGCGCTGCCGTGTGGGCCGTCGTCTTCTTGTACATGCTCCCGCTTGCCATCATGCAGCAAAGCTATTACGTGAAGCAGCTGGACATCTATACCTGCCACGACGTGCACAGTGCCTGTGAAACCGTATCTTCCTTCCAGTTCTACTACTACGTGTCCTTAGCTGTATTCGGGTTCTTAATACCACTTGCAACTATCGTCTTCTGCTATGTCTCAATTATATGGACACTCAAGACTCAGGAATGGTTCTGGTATGTCAAAGTCAGTCTTTTGATTCTTACCATCTTTGCTATTTGCTTTGTGCCAAGCAATATTATCCTTATTGTCCATCACATCAACTATTACTATAACAACACAGATGGGTTGTATTCTTTTTATCTAATTGCTTTATGTCTTAGCAGCCTAAATAGTTGTCTTGatcctttcctttattttctgatGTCAAAAATTAGAAGTCAATCCAATACTTATCTAACAATGGTTAAAATATCCCGggaaaaatga